GAAAGTACCGATTTAAAAACATCTTTAAATGCGGCCTTGAGAGAGTTTAATGTTTCCGGATAATTTTTAACTGCAGATTAATCAAGCAAAAAAATGGTGTTATGTTTTAAATGAAATAAAGCATGAGAAATTCAAAAATACATTCAAGTGTGCTAAAAAAGACCACCAGTAAAGTAATTAGAAAGGCATACCTCATGCTTTTTCTTTGCTACTTTATTCTCTTAACCGGAGGCAAACTAGCTGCACAAACAAAACGAAAAGTTTTGTTTCTTGGAAATAGCTACACAGCTGCAAATAATTTACCACAATTGGTGCATGATGCTGCCCTTTCTGCTGGTGATACCTTAATTTTCGACAGCAATACTCCCGGTGGTTATCAATTAATTTCTCATGCAGCCGATGTTACAAGTCAAAATAAAATTATGACTGGTACTTGGGATTATGTAGTGTTGCAAGGCCAAAGTCAAGAACCTGTTACACAATATGGAACATTTTCATCAGGCGGTACTCAATTAAATAATTTATTAAACCAATACAACCCTTGTTCGGTAGCAATGCTTTACATGACCTGGGGTAGAAAAAATGGAGATGTTACTAATTGTGCTAATTATCCTGTGATGTGCACTTATATCGGAATGGATAGCACCTTAAAAAAAAACTATGAAAAGCTTGCAAAATCGTTAAATGCAGAAGTAAGTCCGGTTTCAGTTGTTTGGAGACATATCAGACAAAATTATCCTTCAATTCAATTGTATGATTCCGATGAGAGTCATCCGGCAATTGCCGGCTCCTATGCTGCCGCTTGTTGTTTTTATGCCTGCCTTTTTAAAAAAGATCCTAGCCTTATTTCGTTTAATTCGAGCTTGAATCCTAACGATGCTGCAGCCATAAGAACTGCGGTTAAAACTGAAGTTTTTGACAATTTACAAGGGTGGGATTTTAAACAGCTCCCAACGTCCAACTTTAACTATTATATCGGCAGCGGTATAAATGAAGTAATTTTTAATGCTTTACCCAATAACACTGCTGAAAACTATTTATGGGATTTTGGCGATGGCGCTACCTCCACGTTATCCAATCCAATTCATTCCTATTTAGTAAACGGAACCTATACTGTATCCTTAACGACAACAAATTGCGACTTGCAGGGAATGCATACAAGCATGTCAGATACCGTAATTCAATTTTGTAACCACACACCCAGTATATACACAATGCAATCATGGCTTTGCCTAAATGATACACTTTGGACACAAGCGGCAACAAGCTATCAATGGTTTGTTAATGGTCAAACCATACCTGAAACAAATCAATACCTGGCGCATTATTATCAATATGCAAATGGGTCAGGCTTTTCAGTGCTTTCGAATGTGAACGGTTGTGCCGAATTGTCTAAAGCAAGCACCGATATGCCTGAATGGTCGGGCTATTATTTTGATATTTTACCTATCGCTGATCCATGCATTGGCGATACGGTAGCATTTGCTGTATTGCACATTAATGGATTTTTATCCGGTGCTGAAATTATTCAGTGGTATAAAAATGACACACTTTTAACATCAATGGCCAATGCAGATACTTTACTGATTTCATCTGCCGGTAAGTACGCATGTAAAGTAGTTAATCCAAATTCAAACTGCCCAACAGATACTACTTCTTATACAATGGTATTTACATGTGGCACAATTGGTATAAAAGAAAAGGAAGAAACAATAGCTTGGAAAATATTCCCAAATCCAACATCAGAGACGATTACAGTAAAAGTTAAAGACATTAAAAAGAAAGAGCAAATTCAAATTTATGCAGCCAACGGACGTCTCAAAAAAACAATGGAAGTCACTGGTGAAACAACATTTAGCATAGCTGATTTGCCTGATGGAATGTACTTTATTCGACTCAAAAAGAATTCCCTGAATCCGATTAAATTTATCAAGCAGAAGAAATAGTGGTGAATTAAGGCGATAAGGTGCAAACCCAAAGGTCGATCAACAATATTTTAAAAGCCTTTCGGATTTAAGGCATATAATTATCTATTTCGCTGATATCGGTTGTTGAGAGTATTGGTAAGCTGGGCAATGCAAACAGGTCCATTGTTTTAATGGTAAAGGAACCGAAAATAGAAGTTCTTATTCCGCTATATCCTAAGCTTTTGGCGGTTGAAATAAGCAAGGAATTATTAGCCCCGTTTCCATAAGGTAAGGCAAGCCACATATTGGATTGTCCGGTTGCACTTTGAATGTCATTTTTAGAATTGCCTAATTCTGCTTTTAACCAATTTTGATAATCGGTAGTATTGGAGAAATTGCTGGAGTCTTTTACGAGAAATGGATGCGTATCTGTATGACTTTCTATCGAGAACAATTTTTCGCCAGAACTACATCGGTACTGATCCATTTCAGCAATGTTAGGCCAAGTAACCCTATCTGAATCGCCCACCCAATCGGTAACCATAAAAAAAGTAGCCGGCATTCCCATTTCCTTTAATTTGGGATAAGCTATCGTGTAATCGCTGGCATGCCCATCGTCAAATGAAATAATAACTGCATCAGATGTTAATTTTTTTGCTCCGCTCTTTATTTTTACTAAATCGTCAAAACTCAATACTTGATAACCTCTCGCAGCAATAAAATTTAAATCTTCTTTAAAATCACGCCCACTTCGCTCATACAAATCTTCGGGGTAATCGGGCACCAGCTTGTGATACATCAGAATCAGAATCCTATGTTTATTATCCAATAGCGAATCCGTACCATTAACGTTATTGGCAACTTCATTGGTTACATGATAATTATTAATTACAATTTGATCTTCTTTTTTGCACCCGAGAAAAATAACAAAAATGAAAATAATTGAAAATGCAAAAAACTTTTTCATAGTAAAAGAGTGATTAATTTCTCCCTTTTACGCAATTTATAGAATTGATGTTACGTTCCGAACGAAATTTTCAATCAATTAAACCATCGAATTTGTGCTAGCAAGTAGTAAAATGCAACAACCGAAAAAAAAATTTTTTAATTATTTCGCCGGAGCATCATCCCCCACTTCTTCTTCAGGTTCCAATTCTATTTTACCGCCATGGTGGTTCATTTGGCGCATTATCCAGTTTTCGCGTTTGCGCACATATTTGCTCGGTTTGCCCGGATTCCATTTGCGTGGATTTGGCAGCACAGCAGCAATTAAAGCAGCTTCCCCTTGGTTGATTTTTTTTGCATCTTTCTTAAAGTATTCTCGCGAAGCTGCCTGAGCACCATATACCCCATCACCCATCTCAATCACATTTAAGTATACTTCCATAATTCGTTCCTTGCTCCAGAAGAGCTCAATTAAGGTTGTAAAATATACTTCAAAGCCTTTACGCACCCAGCTTCTCCCCTGCCATAAAAAAACATTTTTTGCTGTTTGCTGTGAAATTGTACTGGCGCCTCTAAGCTTTTTTCCCTTTTTTTTCTCATTGTATTTCATGGCCTTTTCTATTGCCTTCATATCAAAACCATGATGCTCCAAAAAAAGTTGGTCTTCTGAACAAATAACAGCTAAGGATAAATTGGGTGAGATATTTTCAATAGGCTCCCAATCCTTTTTGCATTTAATTTTTTTTCCTTCAGCCATCTGATCCACCATACGTGTAAGCATTAATGGGGTAAAAGGTATAGGCACCCACCTAAAAAGTATTACTGAAATGACACTTGCCGCAATAAAAATAAGCGCAGCCCGCCAGCAAAACCGCCATACTTTTTTTAAAATTTCCTTCATATATGAGTGTTAAAGCAAAACTAGGACAAACCTGAGATTCTTCCCGTAATATCAATGTCCATTTTCTCAGAAGCCGGTATAGCAGGAAGCCCCGGCATACGCATCATTTCACCTAAGATTGGAATCACAAAACCTGCACCTGCAGCAAATTCAAATTCACGCACGTTAATTACAAAATCCCTTGGTCTACCGATTTTGCTTTCATTATCACTCAATGACTTTTGTGTTTTGGCCATGCAAATTGGAAGTTTATCCAAATTAAGTGCTACTATAGTTTTAAGCTGTTGTCGCGCTGTATTGGAATATTCCACATGATCAGCACCATATATCTCCGTAGCAATAATTTTAATTTTCTCTTCCACTGAAAGGTTCCAATCATACAGTTTTTTAAAGTGATTCACATCCTTTTCAATAGCATCCACAACGGCATTTGCAAGCTCCTTTGTTCCTTCGCCACCCAACTCAAATCCTTTCGAAACGACTGCATTTACTGCTAATTTTGCACATTCACTTATCACAAAGTTTACCTCTTCTTCCGAATCACTAAAGAAATGATTAATGGCGACCACCGGAGTGATTCCAAATTTTTTACAGTTTTCGATATGTTTAAACAAATTTTCAAATCCTCTTTTCACATATTCCAAATTCGGAGTATTGTATTCTTCTTTTTTGGCGCCACCATGATGACGCAGAGCACGAATAGTAGCCACTAACACAATTGCATGCGGTTCCAATCCGGCATAACCGCACTTAATATTCATAAATTTTTCAGCACCCAAATCTGCACCGAATCCCGCTTCAGTTACCACATAATCCCCTAACGACAATCCCATTTTTGTGGCTATAATGGTGTTAGTGCCTTGCGCAATGTTCGCAAAAGGGCCTCCATGAAGTATAGCAGGATTTCCTTCCAAGGTTTGCACCAAATTGGGTTTAATGGCATCTTTTAAGAGCAATGCCATTGCACCTTCGGCATTCAAATCGCGCGCATAAATTGCTTTTTTATCAAAAGTAAAACCGATGAAAATATTTCCCAATCGCTTTTTTAAATCTTCCAAATCTTTCGACATGCAAAGGATTGCCATTACTTCGCTGGCTGCCGTAATATTAAATCCATCTTCGCGAGGGATACCATTTGCGGTTCCTCCAATTCCAATAATAATATTGCGTAAGGAGCGGTCGTTCATATCCATTACGCGCTTCCATGCGATGGTGC
This portion of the Bacteroidota bacterium genome encodes:
- a CDS encoding T9SS type A sorting domain-containing protein, which produces MRNSKIHSSVLKKTTSKVIRKAYLMLFLCYFILLTGGKLAAQTKRKVLFLGNSYTAANNLPQLVHDAALSAGDTLIFDSNTPGGYQLISHAADVTSQNKIMTGTWDYVVLQGQSQEPVTQYGTFSSGGTQLNNLLNQYNPCSVAMLYMTWGRKNGDVTNCANYPVMCTYIGMDSTLKKNYEKLAKSLNAEVSPVSVVWRHIRQNYPSIQLYDSDESHPAIAGSYAAACCFYACLFKKDPSLISFNSSLNPNDAAAIRTAVKTEVFDNLQGWDFKQLPTSNFNYYIGSGINEVIFNALPNNTAENYLWDFGDGATSTLSNPIHSYLVNGTYTVSLTTTNCDLQGMHTSMSDTVIQFCNHTPSIYTMQSWLCLNDTLWTQAATSYQWFVNGQTIPETNQYLAHYYQYANGSGFSVLSNVNGCAELSKASTDMPEWSGYYFDILPIADPCIGDTVAFAVLHINGFLSGAEIIQWYKNDTLLTSMANADTLLISSAGKYACKVVNPNSNCPTDTTSYTMVFTCGTIGIKEKEETIAWKIFPNPTSETITVKVKDIKKKEQIQIYAANGRLKKTMEVTGETTFSIADLPDGMYFIRLKKNSLNPIKFIKQKK
- a CDS encoding polysaccharide deacetylase family protein gives rise to the protein MKKFFAFSIIFIFVIFLGCKKEDQIVINNYHVTNEVANNVNGTDSLLDNKHRILILMYHKLVPDYPEDLYERSGRDFKEDLNFIAARGYQVLSFDDLVKIKSGAKKLTSDAVIISFDDGHASDYTIAYPKLKEMGMPATFFMVTDWVGDSDRVTWPNIAEMDQYRCSSGEKLFSIESHTDTHPFLVKDSSNFSNTTDYQNWLKAELGNSKNDIQSATGQSNMWLALPYGNGANNSLLISTAKSLGYSGIRTSIFGSFTIKTMDLFALPSLPILSTTDISEIDNYMP
- the mtgA gene encoding monofunctional biosynthetic peptidoglycan transglycosylase codes for the protein MKEILKKVWRFCWRAALIFIAASVISVILFRWVPIPFTPLMLTRMVDQMAEGKKIKCKKDWEPIENISPNLSLAVICSEDQLFLEHHGFDMKAIEKAMKYNEKKKGKKLRGASTISQQTAKNVFLWQGRSWVRKGFEVYFTTLIELFWSKERIMEVYLNVIEMGDGVYGAQAASREYFKKDAKKINQGEAALIAAVLPNPRKWNPGKPSKYVRKRENWIMRQMNHHGGKIELEPEEEVGDDAPAK
- a CDS encoding formate--tetrahydrofolate ligase, translating into MVSKNQTVPGDLEIAQNAAIEHIKDVAAKINISNDDLQYYGKHKAKLPLELIDAEKVAKGKLILVTAINPTPAGEGKTTVSIGLNEGLNKIGKKAIVVLREPSLGPVFGMKGGAAGGGYSQVIPMEDINLHFTGDFSAVEKANNLLSALIDNNLQSKSRSLNIDPRTIAWKRVMDMNDRSLRNIIIGIGGTANGIPREDGFNITAASEVMAILCMSKDLEDLKKRLGNIFIGFTFDKKAIYARDLNAEGAMALLLKDAIKPNLVQTLEGNPAILHGGPFANIAQGTNTIIATKMGLSLGDYVVTEAGFGADLGAEKFMNIKCGYAGLEPHAIVLVATIRALRHHGGAKKEEYNTPNLEYVKRGFENLFKHIENCKKFGITPVVAINHFFSDSEEEVNFVISECAKLAVNAVVSKGFELGGEGTKELANAVVDAIEKDVNHFKKLYDWNLSVEEKIKIIATEIYGADHVEYSNTARQQLKTIVALNLDKLPICMAKTQKSLSDNESKIGRPRDFVINVREFEFAAGAGFVIPILGEMMRMPGLPAIPASEKMDIDITGRISGLS